In Natronococcus occultus SP4, the following proteins share a genomic window:
- a CDS encoding substrate-binding domain-containing protein — protein sequence MAIHRRKMLAGVGGSATIGLAGCLSSDEDAGDDDPEISGETLTLTTTTSTYDTGLLDELNAPFEDRYGVTVDTVFQGTGAALETGRSGDSDVVMVHARSLEDEFMEDGYGVNRRDLMFNDFVVVGTSDDPAGIGGGDDVEEAFVAIAEEGATFVSRGDESGTHTKELELWEAAGVDEFGEWYREAGQGMGEVITQVDQTGDYTLADRGTVLSMQSEIDLEIHVEGPIEGGTELLANPYGIVAVNPGVHDDVEYDLAMAYIGYLTGPEGQEIIEEYTVEDEQLFFPEAISEEPNFQQYVPEDWEPDD from the coding sequence ATGGCGATACATCGGCGCAAAATGCTCGCGGGGGTCGGGGGGAGCGCCACGATCGGCCTCGCCGGCTGCCTCAGCAGCGACGAGGACGCCGGCGACGACGATCCGGAGATCAGCGGGGAAACGCTCACGCTGACGACGACAACGAGCACGTACGACACGGGGCTGCTCGACGAACTCAACGCGCCGTTCGAGGACCGGTACGGGGTCACCGTCGACACCGTCTTCCAGGGAACGGGCGCCGCCCTCGAGACGGGCCGTAGCGGCGACTCCGATGTCGTGATGGTCCACGCCCGGTCGCTCGAGGACGAGTTCATGGAGGACGGCTACGGCGTGAACCGCCGCGATCTCATGTTCAACGACTTCGTCGTCGTCGGTACATCGGACGATCCGGCCGGGATCGGCGGCGGAGACGACGTCGAGGAGGCGTTTGTCGCGATCGCCGAGGAGGGAGCGACGTTCGTCTCCCGGGGCGACGAGTCCGGAACCCACACGAAGGAACTCGAGCTCTGGGAGGCCGCCGGCGTCGACGAGTTCGGCGAGTGGTACCGGGAGGCCGGCCAGGGGATGGGCGAGGTCATCACGCAGGTCGATCAGACCGGCGACTACACGCTCGCCGACCGGGGGACCGTCCTCTCGATGCAGTCAGAGATCGACCTCGAGATCCACGTCGAGGGGCCGATCGAGGGCGGCACGGAGCTGCTTGCGAACCCCTACGGGATCGTCGCCGTCAACCCGGGCGTTCACGACGACGTCGAGTACGATCTGGCGATGGCCTACATCGGCTACCTGACGGGTCCCGAGGGCCAGGAGATCATCGAGGAGTACACCGTCGAGGACGAACAGCTGTTCTTCCCCGAAGCAATCTCGGAAGAGCCCAACTTCCAGCAGTACGTCCCCGAAGACTGGGAGCCCGACGACTGA
- a CDS encoding MaoC family dehydratase yields the protein MSHQNAGENGFGALANAWSTATRSVLRSATAANRAAVAAMGSTESSDDYSDASVPSLEFADPDWTFERSVEDPTALAPGDNVTFEKELSDEDVRAFAEISGDTNRLHLDEEFAADTRFGGRIVHGTLVSGLISAALARLPGLTIYLSQDLEFAGPVGIGDRVSARVEIVEDLGNAQYRLETVVRDENNDTTVVDGEAVVLIDDLPEA from the coding sequence ATGTCCCACCAGAACGCCGGCGAGAACGGCTTTGGCGCCCTGGCAAACGCCTGGTCGACAGCGACCAGATCGGTCCTCCGGAGCGCGACCGCGGCCAACCGCGCCGCCGTCGCCGCGATGGGTTCGACCGAATCGAGCGACGACTACTCCGACGCGTCGGTCCCTTCTCTCGAGTTCGCCGACCCCGACTGGACGTTCGAACGCAGCGTCGAGGACCCGACGGCGCTTGCCCCCGGCGACAACGTCACCTTCGAGAAGGAGCTATCCGACGAGGACGTCCGCGCGTTCGCAGAGATCAGCGGCGACACGAACCGGCTCCACCTCGACGAGGAGTTCGCCGCCGACACCCGCTTCGGCGGCCGCATCGTCCACGGCACGCTCGTTTCGGGACTGATCAGCGCTGCGCTGGCACGGCTGCCGGGGTTGACGATCTATCTCTCCCAGGATCTCGAGTTCGCCGGTCCCGTCGGGATCGGCGATCGGGTTTCGGCCCGCGTCGAGATCGTCGAGGACCTGGGCAACGCCCAGTACCGCCTCGAGACGGTCGTCCGAGACGAGAACAACGACACGACCGTCGTCGACGGTGAGGCCGTCGTCCTGATCGACGACCTCCCCGAGGCGTAA
- a CDS encoding phosphohexomutase domain-containing protein, with the protein MTLFGTAGIRGPVEDVSPSLALSVGQAAGEPGTTFVVGRDGRETGPALAAAMEAGLESAGADVRRVGRVPTPALAFASRGRRGVMLTASHNPPSDNGIKLFVDGVEYDSNAEALIDEQVSAEESGLASWEAWGRSERADVLGEYRDAVADYVRTRFADRAPLSGLSIAVDCGNGVGALATPQVLDALGADVVGVNATVDGHFSGRESKPTPETLTEFSEFLAEGSFDLGLAHDGDADRLVVLEPDGSVVHEDTVLAVAAEHYAAGSDVSDPVVVTTPNASARIDERVREAGGRVERVRLGALHEGIARERGRADENAAVVFAAEPWKHIHVPFGGWIDGVASAAVVAALVAEAGDVASLREPVTERPYRKVSVDCPDRLKADAMARLESELPAAFPEAGVDTDYGVRLEFADASWLLVRPSGTEPYVRLYAESDEVDELVAEGRSVIETAIEAAR; encoded by the coding sequence ATGACACTGTTCGGGACCGCGGGGATCCGGGGCCCAGTCGAGGACGTATCGCCATCGCTTGCGCTCTCGGTCGGTCAGGCCGCGGGCGAACCCGGTACCACGTTCGTCGTCGGCCGCGACGGGCGCGAGACGGGACCAGCGCTCGCCGCGGCGATGGAGGCCGGCCTCGAGAGTGCCGGCGCCGACGTTCGTCGGGTCGGCCGCGTGCCGACGCCGGCGCTTGCGTTCGCGTCCCGGGGACGACGCGGCGTGATGCTCACCGCGAGCCACAACCCGCCCAGCGACAACGGGATCAAGCTGTTCGTCGACGGCGTCGAGTACGACAGCAACGCGGAGGCGCTGATCGACGAACAGGTCAGTGCCGAGGAGTCCGGACTCGCCAGCTGGGAGGCGTGGGGCCGCTCGGAGCGGGCCGACGTCCTCGGCGAGTACCGCGACGCCGTCGCGGACTACGTCCGAACCAGATTCGCCGACCGGGCCCCGCTCTCGGGGCTGTCGATCGCGGTCGACTGCGGGAACGGCGTCGGCGCGCTGGCGACCCCGCAGGTTCTCGACGCGCTCGGCGCCGATGTCGTCGGCGTCAACGCCACCGTCGACGGCCACTTCTCCGGCCGGGAGAGCAAGCCGACCCCCGAGACGCTGACGGAGTTCAGCGAGTTCCTCGCCGAAGGCTCGTTCGACCTCGGGCTCGCCCACGACGGGGACGCGGATCGGCTCGTCGTCCTCGAGCCCGACGGCTCGGTCGTCCACGAGGACACCGTCCTCGCGGTCGCGGCCGAACACTACGCGGCGGGAAGCGACGTCTCCGATCCCGTCGTCGTCACGACGCCAAACGCCTCGGCCCGGATCGACGAGCGGGTTCGGGAGGCCGGCGGTCGCGTCGAGCGGGTCCGTCTGGGTGCGCTCCACGAGGGGATCGCTCGGGAACGCGGGCGGGCGGACGAGAACGCCGCGGTCGTCTTCGCGGCCGAGCCCTGGAAACACATCCATGTCCCCTTCGGCGGCTGGATCGACGGCGTCGCGAGCGCCGCCGTCGTCGCCGCGCTCGTCGCCGAGGCCGGAGACGTCGCGAGCCTGCGGGAGCCGGTCACGGAGCGTCCCTACCGGAAGGTCAGCGTCGACTGCCCCGATCGTCTCAAGGCCGACGCGATGGCCCGGCTCGAGTCCGAGCTTCCCGCAGCGTTCCCCGAGGCGGGCGTCGACACCGACTACGGCGTGCGCCTCGAGTTCGCGGACGCCTCGTGGTTGTTGGTCCGTCCGAGCGGTACGGAGCCCTACGTTCGGCTCTACGCCGAGAGCGACGAGGTCGACGAGCTCGTCGCGGAGGGGCGGTCCGTTATCGAGACGGCGATCGAAGCGGCCCGCTGA
- a CDS encoding amino acid ABC transporter ATP-binding protein, producing the protein MLTASDIYHGYDGEPVFENVSLSVTPGEVVAIIGPSGVGKSTLLRLLALFDAPDRGAVEYDGTDVWTVSERRRLELRRRIGMVFQEASLFDASVRRNAEYGLRVRESWTDRLRREFADLVGQRNGTGAEIEALETVGLREKVDQDAASLSGGEAQRVAFARALAYDPDVLLLDEPTSDLDPRNTALIEDAVLKARDREIGVAIATHDMHQAERVADRVAVLLENDIIEVGPTEGVFESPTDDRTRKFIDGELIY; encoded by the coding sequence ATGCTCACGGCAAGCGATATCTACCACGGCTACGACGGCGAACCGGTCTTCGAGAACGTCTCGCTTTCGGTCACCCCGGGCGAGGTCGTCGCGATCATCGGCCCGTCGGGCGTCGGCAAGTCGACGCTCCTGCGGCTGCTCGCGCTGTTCGACGCTCCCGACCGGGGAGCCGTCGAGTACGACGGCACCGACGTCTGGACCGTCTCCGAACGGCGACGCCTCGAGCTTCGGCGTCGGATCGGGATGGTCTTCCAGGAGGCGAGCCTGTTCGACGCGAGCGTTCGACGCAACGCCGAGTACGGGCTGCGGGTCCGCGAGTCCTGGACCGACCGCCTTCGCCGCGAGTTCGCCGATCTCGTCGGCCAACGGAACGGCACCGGCGCCGAGATCGAGGCCCTCGAAACCGTCGGCCTGCGCGAGAAGGTCGACCAGGACGCTGCGTCGCTCTCGGGCGGCGAAGCCCAGCGCGTCGCGTTCGCCCGCGCGCTCGCGTACGATCCGGACGTCCTCTTGCTCGACGAGCCGACCTCCGATCTCGATCCGCGAAACACGGCGCTGATCGAGGACGCCGTCCTCAAGGCTCGCGACCGGGAGATCGGCGTGGCGATCGCCACCCACGACATGCACCAGGCCGAGCGGGTTGCGGATCGGGTCGCGGTGCTTCTGGAAAACGACATCATCGAGGTCGGCCCGACCGAGGGCGTCTTCGAGAGTCCGACCGACGATCGGACCCGGAAGTTTATCGACGGGGAACTGATATACTGA
- a CDS encoding beta-ketoacyl-ACP reductase has product MSMEGRTCVITGSARGIGRGIAEHLGEKGANVVINYRSSEGAAHEAVEAIEDAGGQAVTAQADVAVPEDVEHMREVCHDAFGPADVLVNNAGITADKQFTEMSRAEWDRVMDVNLGGMFNCTQTFYDDIWNADEGRLINISSVVGKQGNFGQANYATAKSGMFGFTRTIALEFAQGSSTANCVAPGFTRTDMVEGVPDHVLERIISGIPLERLAEVEDIAAVVRFLASEESSYITGEVIDVNGGMDL; this is encoded by the coding sequence ATGTCCATGGAGGGACGTACCTGTGTCATCACGGGATCGGCGCGTGGGATCGGACGCGGAATCGCGGAACACCTCGGCGAGAAGGGTGCGAACGTCGTCATCAACTACCGGTCGTCGGAGGGGGCCGCACACGAGGCCGTCGAGGCGATCGAGGACGCGGGCGGGCAGGCCGTCACGGCCCAGGCCGACGTCGCGGTCCCCGAGGACGTCGAGCACATGCGCGAGGTCTGTCACGACGCGTTCGGCCCGGCGGACGTACTGGTGAACAACGCCGGCATCACCGCCGACAAGCAGTTCACCGAGATGTCCCGCGCGGAGTGGGATCGCGTGATGGACGTCAACCTCGGCGGGATGTTCAACTGCACCCAGACGTTCTACGACGACATCTGGAACGCCGACGAGGGGCGGCTCATCAACATCTCGAGTGTCGTCGGCAAGCAGGGCAACTTCGGACAGGCCAACTACGCCACCGCGAAAAGCGGGATGTTCGGGTTCACTCGGACGATCGCCCTGGAGTTCGCCCAGGGCAGCTCGACGGCCAACTGCGTCGCCCCCGGGTTCACCCGGACCGACATGGTCGAGGGCGTTCCCGACCACGTCCTCGAACGGATCATCTCGGGGATCCCCCTCGAGCGGCTGGCCGAGGTCGAGGATATCGCCGCCGTCGTTCGCTTCCTGGCGAGCGAGGAGTCCTCGTACATCACGGGCGAGGTAATCGACGTCAACGGCGGGATGGACCTCTAG
- the moaC gene encoding cyclic pyranopterin monophosphate synthase MoaC — MSDDPSPAEGTNPDPRSDEDPGADELTHTTDEGEVQMVDVGDKPDSERRAVAVGEIRLQPSTVEAISEDAVGKGDVLATARVGAIQAVKHTWETIPMCHQIPITNVDTAFELGEDRVELEVAVETTGKTGCEMEALEGVTTGLNVVWDMVKAVEKDAEGQYPDTGIENVRVLEKEKRRR; from the coding sequence ATGTCTGACGATCCGTCTCCCGCCGAGGGGACGAACCCGGATCCGCGAAGCGACGAGGATCCCGGCGCCGACGAGCTGACCCACACCACCGACGAGGGCGAGGTCCAGATGGTCGACGTCGGCGACAAACCCGACAGCGAGCGCCGGGCGGTCGCCGTCGGCGAGATCCGCCTGCAGCCCTCGACCGTCGAGGCGATCAGCGAGGACGCGGTCGGGAAAGGCGACGTCCTCGCGACGGCCCGCGTCGGCGCGATCCAGGCGGTCAAACACACCTGGGAGACGATTCCGATGTGTCACCAGATTCCGATCACGAACGTCGACACCGCCTTCGAGCTGGGCGAGGATCGGGTCGAGCTTGAGGTCGCCGTCGAGACCACTGGGAAGACCGGCTGCGAGATGGAGGCCCTCGAGGGGGTCACGACGGGGCTGAACGTCGTCTGGGACATGGTCAAGGCCGTCGAGAAAGACGCCGAGGGCCAGTACCCCGACACGGGGATCGAGAACGTCCGCGTCCTCGAGAAGGAAAAACGACGGCGCTGA
- a CDS encoding poly(R)-hydroxyalkanoic acid synthase subunit PhaE — MTDTPPQSQNWNAFAEQWNEQFLEAFENNVEAQARFVESWAETVGEMSDDAEFSDGVEGYARAYEAWMNASQQMVERMNDQFEGEDVEIEEFRDVWLNTANEAFKEVMSTTAFAKMTGETVGDVLELQQEADEAAEETLRSLGFPTESDVVEVGDRLVELERRQHAVEQKLDRVLDHLEEQ; from the coding sequence ATGACAGACACACCGCCGCAGTCACAGAACTGGAACGCGTTCGCCGAACAGTGGAACGAGCAGTTCCTCGAGGCCTTCGAGAACAACGTCGAGGCCCAGGCCCGATTCGTCGAGAGCTGGGCCGAAACCGTCGGCGAGATGAGCGACGACGCCGAGTTCTCCGACGGCGTCGAGGGTTACGCCCGCGCCTACGAGGCCTGGATGAACGCCTCCCAGCAGATGGTCGAACGGATGAACGACCAGTTCGAGGGCGAGGACGTCGAGATCGAGGAGTTCCGTGACGTCTGGCTCAACACCGCAAACGAGGCGTTCAAGGAGGTCATGTCGACGACCGCCTTCGCGAAGATGACCGGCGAGACCGTCGGCGACGTCCTCGAACTCCAGCAGGAGGCCGACGAGGCCGCCGAGGAGACGCTGCGCTCGCTTGGTTTCCCGACCGAGAGCGACGTCGTCGAGGTCGGCGACCGGCTCGTCGAGCTCGAGCGCCGACAGCACGCCGTCGAGCAGAAACTCGACCGCGTTCTCGACCACCTCGAGGAGCAATGA
- a CDS encoding ABC transporter permease: protein MPLDQATHLALLAEFPFEWNYIRSIVRVSLYVSLVAVTLSTLCSLPVALLIGFKQFRGKALVTSIINTGMGFPSVVVGLVVLFALSNEGPLGSFDLVFTPEAMIISQFVLATPVITGVSLAAVSSVEQNVRDAAYAMGGTRFDVALVTIKEARYGIATALLAGFGRAISEVGSVLIVGGNIAGADGESYTRTLTTAIQLEARQGRFETAMILGAILVVLVLLVNAIVVRLGSDDGGYR, encoded by the coding sequence ATGCCACTCGACCAAGCGACACACCTCGCACTGCTCGCCGAGTTCCCCTTCGAGTGGAACTACATCCGCAGTATCGTCCGCGTCTCGCTGTACGTGAGCCTCGTCGCCGTGACGCTGAGCACGCTGTGTAGCCTCCCGGTGGCGCTGCTGATCGGTTTCAAGCAGTTCCGTGGCAAGGCGCTTGTCACCTCGATCATCAACACCGGGATGGGGTTCCCGAGCGTCGTCGTCGGCCTCGTCGTCCTGTTTGCGCTCTCGAACGAGGGACCGCTGGGATCGTTCGACCTCGTTTTCACCCCTGAGGCGATGATCATCTCGCAGTTCGTCCTCGCAACGCCGGTGATCACGGGCGTGAGCCTCGCCGCTGTCAGCAGCGTCGAACAGAACGTCCGCGACGCGGCCTACGCGATGGGCGGCACGCGGTTCGACGTCGCCCTCGTCACGATCAAGGAGGCCCGGTACGGCATCGCGACGGCGCTTCTGGCCGGCTTCGGCCGGGCGATCAGCGAGGTCGGCTCCGTGCTCATCGTCGGGGGTAATATCGCCGGCGCGGACGGGGAGTCCTACACTCGGACGCTGACGACCGCGATTCAGCTCGAGGCCCGCCAGGGCCGCTTCGAGACCGCGATGATACTCGGAGCGATCCTCGTCGTCCTCGTCTTGCTCGTCAACGCGATCGTCGTTCGACTGGGAAGCGACGACGGAGGGTACCGATAA
- a CDS encoding TOBE domain-containing protein has translation MTIEKEYSTQLAADGVTIDRRDIEMLDAIDQYGSLQRAADELGRSYAWLQRRLVELENAVGELTERRRGGSGGGGTELTETAHELRRQFTRHETELDGVAQATESVLAGTVRDRTGELATVETAVGPIVALVPDGATDVQVTVRSDAVVLGNPEESLRADETSLRNQFTGVVEELEAGETITRVTVRLGDDAELQALITNASAERLDVAVGEPIRASFKATAARAIRID, from the coding sequence ATGACGATCGAAAAGGAATACAGTACGCAGCTGGCCGCCGACGGCGTCACGATCGATCGACGCGACATCGAGATGCTCGACGCCATCGACCAGTACGGCTCCCTGCAGCGGGCGGCCGACGAGCTCGGGCGCTCGTACGCCTGGCTCCAGCGACGGCTCGTCGAACTCGAGAACGCCGTCGGGGAGCTCACGGAGCGCCGGCGGGGTGGAAGCGGCGGCGGCGGAACGGAGCTCACCGAGACCGCCCACGAGCTGCGTCGCCAGTTCACCCGACACGAGACCGAGCTCGACGGCGTCGCGCAGGCGACGGAGTCGGTCCTTGCGGGGACCGTTCGGGACCGAACCGGCGAGCTGGCGACCGTGGAGACGGCGGTCGGGCCGATCGTGGCACTGGTCCCGGACGGGGCGACCGACGTTCAGGTCACCGTCCGCTCCGACGCGGTCGTGCTGGGGAACCCCGAGGAGTCGCTCCGAGCGGACGAGACGAGCCTCCGAAACCAGTTTACGGGCGTCGTCGAGGAGCTGGAAGCCGGCGAGACGATCACGCGAGTGACGGTTCGGCTCGGCGACGACGCCGAGCTCCAGGCGCTGATCACCAACGCCAGTGCGGAGCGACTCGACGTCGCGGTCGGAGAGCCGATCCGGGCCTCGTTCAAGGCGACCGCGGCCAGAGCGATCCGGATCGATTGA
- a CDS encoding BMP family lipoprotein has product MARERREVLRAAGVTGCVALAGCVSGFDEAGRDPDVNVGVVYASGGLGDNSFNDMAQQGAMRAEEEFDVLFDQAEPESEGEFDGTQRNFAESGRYDLICCIGYAQEGALAENAAAYTDQEFIIVDSVVEAPNVRSYVFDEPGGSFQAGHLAGLLTQTEFSAGDGSTNPDESVVGFVGGTETPLIESFHAGFAAGVEYVDPDIELLSSYVGEFNDTAAGQETARLMYDRGADVVFHAAGRTGIGVFQAAQSEGRFAIGVDDDQSVSEDDYADVIVASMVKQVDRAVFTAIESAVEGTFEGGEVEELGLEDDGVDVVYGQSLGDEIPEEIRAELADSREKLIDGEIDVPGEL; this is encoded by the coding sequence ATGGCACGCGAAAGACGGGAGGTTCTGCGCGCGGCCGGGGTAACCGGCTGTGTCGCACTGGCCGGCTGCGTCAGCGGGTTCGACGAGGCCGGCAGGGATCCGGACGTCAACGTCGGGGTGGTCTACGCCTCCGGCGGCCTCGGTGACAACTCGTTCAACGACATGGCCCAGCAGGGCGCCATGCGGGCCGAGGAGGAGTTCGACGTCCTGTTCGATCAGGCCGAGCCCGAGTCGGAGGGGGAGTTCGACGGCACGCAGCGGAACTTCGCCGAATCGGGGCGGTACGATCTGATCTGTTGTATCGGCTACGCACAGGAGGGAGCCCTCGCCGAGAACGCCGCGGCCTACACCGACCAGGAGTTCATCATCGTCGACTCGGTCGTCGAGGCGCCCAACGTCCGAAGCTACGTCTTCGACGAGCCCGGCGGCTCGTTTCAGGCCGGCCACCTCGCCGGCCTGCTGACCCAGACGGAGTTTTCGGCGGGCGACGGCTCGACCAACCCCGACGAGTCGGTGGTCGGCTTCGTCGGCGGGACCGAAACGCCGCTGATCGAGTCGTTCCACGCCGGCTTCGCGGCCGGCGTCGAGTACGTCGACCCCGACATCGAACTCCTCTCGAGTTACGTCGGGGAGTTCAACGACACCGCGGCCGGCCAGGAGACCGCACGCCTGATGTACGATCGGGGCGCAGACGTCGTCTTCCACGCGGCCGGCCGCACCGGCATCGGCGTCTTCCAGGCGGCCCAGTCGGAAGGACGGTTCGCGATCGGCGTCGACGACGACCAGTCGGTCAGCGAGGACGACTACGCCGACGTCATCGTCGCGAGCATGGTCAAACAGGTCGACCGGGCGGTGTTTACCGCGATCGAGTCGGCCGTCGAGGGAACGTTCGAGGGTGGCGAGGTCGAGGAGCTCGGCCTCGAGGACGACGGCGTCGACGTCGTCTACGGGCAGTCACTCGGCGACGAGATTCCCGAGGAGATCAGGGCCGAGCTCGCGGACTCCCGCGAGAAGCTCATCGACGGCGAGATCGACGTCCCGGGGGAGCTATGA
- a CDS encoding AbrB/MazE/SpoVT family DNA-binding domain-containing protein — translation MTDDSDRSPWFPPSMFAEQMQSAGEQVAESQQEMLKQLLEAGSANPLESASSFGPMNMGTATFKARVQSGGRISIPEPEREALDIEEGDIVQTIVVPVKRNREENS, via the coding sequence ATGACGGACGACTCCGACCGATCGCCCTGGTTCCCACCGTCGATGTTCGCCGAGCAGATGCAAAGCGCCGGCGAACAGGTCGCCGAATCCCAGCAGGAGATGCTGAAGCAGTTGCTGGAGGCCGGCTCCGCGAACCCCCTCGAGAGCGCCTCGAGCTTCGGGCCGATGAACATGGGGACGGCGACGTTCAAGGCGCGGGTCCAGAGCGGCGGTCGGATCAGTATTCCCGAACCCGAACGGGAAGCCCTCGACATCGAAGAGGGCGATATCGTCCAGACGATCGTCGTTCCCGTCAAACGCAACCGAGAGGAAAACTCATGA
- the phaC gene encoding class III poly(R)-hydroxyalkanoic acid synthase subunit PhaC translates to MKNPYTTALEMQRQAWEGAADLAEKTQVTPDRTETLENVAVGQTPSEVVYEENKLQLLHYEPKTEEQHDIPILIVYALINKPYILDLQPDRSVVQTLLEAGFDVYLIDWGEPSKLDRQLGLDDYVNRYIDNCVDEVRERSGQDSINVLGYCMGGTMSAMYAAQHPEKVENLALMAAGLCFAGEGGVLELWGSEDYYDPETVTETFDNVPAEFLDIGFALMDPVANNVTKYVRFYDNMEDEDFVENFGRMERWLDEGIDVAGKAYEEFIRDIYQENKLVANELELGGEEVDVSNIDMPVLQIVAEYDHLIPPGASKPFNESVASDDTEVMEFATGHIGMSVSSRSHAELWPDVCDWFEARSTVETDAEPETPEPDEPDAEPETPEPDEPDAGLAGDVEGDETGLDEFSEDALEETEVDDLTELDGVGQSYANDLAAVGITTFEELAEADADELAEETEIAAARLEDWIEQAADR, encoded by the coding sequence ATGAAGAATCCGTACACGACAGCCCTGGAGATGCAACGGCAGGCCTGGGAGGGTGCCGCCGATCTCGCCGAGAAGACCCAGGTCACACCCGATCGCACCGAAACCCTCGAGAACGTCGCGGTCGGCCAGACGCCAAGCGAGGTCGTCTACGAGGAGAACAAGCTCCAGTTGCTCCACTACGAGCCAAAGACCGAGGAGCAACACGACATCCCGATCCTCATCGTCTACGCGCTGATCAACAAACCCTACATCCTCGATCTCCAGCCCGACCGCTCGGTCGTCCAGACACTGCTCGAGGCTGGCTTCGACGTCTACCTGATCGACTGGGGCGAGCCCTCGAAGCTCGACCGCCAGCTCGGCCTCGACGACTACGTCAACCGCTACATCGACAACTGCGTCGACGAGGTCCGGGAGCGTTCGGGCCAGGACTCGATCAACGTGCTTGGCTACTGCATGGGCGGGACGATGTCGGCCATGTACGCCGCCCAGCACCCCGAGAAGGTCGAGAACCTCGCCCTGATGGCCGCCGGCCTCTGCTTTGCGGGCGAGGGCGGCGTCCTCGAGCTGTGGGGTAGCGAGGACTACTACGACCCCGAGACCGTCACCGAGACCTTCGACAACGTTCCCGCCGAGTTCCTGGACATCGGCTTTGCGCTGATGGATCCGGTCGCGAACAACGTGACGAAGTACGTCCGCTTCTACGACAACATGGAAGACGAGGACTTCGTCGAGAACTTCGGCCGGATGGAGCGGTGGCTCGACGAGGGGATCGACGTCGCGGGGAAGGCCTACGAGGAGTTCATCCGCGACATCTACCAGGAGAACAAGCTCGTCGCGAACGAGCTCGAGCTGGGCGGGGAGGAAGTCGACGTCTCGAACATCGACATGCCCGTATTACAGATCGTCGCGGAGTACGACCACCTCATCCCGCCGGGTGCCTCGAAGCCGTTCAACGAGTCGGTCGCCTCCGACGACACCGAGGTCATGGAGTTCGCGACGGGCCACATCGGGATGTCGGTCTCCTCCCGGAGCCACGCCGAGCTCTGGCCCGACGTCTGTGACTGGTTCGAGGCCCGCTCGACCGTCGAGACCGACGCCGAACCCGAGACGCCCGAACCTGACGAGCCCGACGCCGAACCCGAGACGCCCGAACCTGACGAGCCCGACGCGGGGCTGGCCGGCGACGTCGAGGGCGACGAGACCGGACTCGACGAGTTCTCCGAGGACGCCCTCGAGGAGACGGAGGTCGACGACCTGACCGAACTCGACGGCGTCGGACAGTCCTACGCGAACGACCTCGCCGCGGTCGGGATCACCACCTTCGAGGAGCTCGCCGAGGCCGACGCCGACGAGCTCGCCGAGGAAACCGAGATCGCCGCGGCCCGCCTCGAAGACTGGATCGAGCAGGCCGCCGACCGGTAG